One bacterium genomic window, CCCGTGGCGAGGCCGCGGTCACCGAATTGGCCAAGCCGTTCAACATGAGTTTGCCGGCGGTCTCCAAACATCTGAAGGTGCTGGAGCACGCCGGATTAATCGAGCGCGGCCGTGCGGCGCAATGGCGCCCCTGCCGTCTGGCGCCCGCGCCGTTGAAGGAAGCCGCCGACTGGGTGGCGGATTATCGCCGCTTCTGGGAAGAGAGTTTCGATCGACTCGATGCCTATCTGTTGGACGTCCAGCGAAAGGAGAAGAAACGTGGCCGGAAAAAGTGATGTCCTTGCCCCGATTGCGCCGTTTGTGATCGCGCGCGAGTTCGATGCGCCCCGCGATCTTGTCTGGAAGGCGTGGACCGAGGCGGAGCGACTGGTGCAGTGGACAGGCCCGAAGGGCTCGACCGTCAAGTACAGCAAGATGGACTTCCGTGTCGGCGGCAGTTTCCACTACTGCCTGCAGTTTGGCGAGCATGAGATCTGGGGACGCGCCTACTACCGCGAGATTGTCCCGCCGGAGAAACTGGTCTATGTCAACACGTTCTCAGATGAAAAGGGGGCCATCACCCGCCATCCGCTCGCCCCGGACTGGCCCGCCGAACTTCTGACCACCGTCACTTTCACCGAACGCCACGGCAAGACCACAGTGGCGGTGGAGTGGATCCCGATCAATGCCAGCGAGACCGAAATCAGGGCCTTCGAGGCCGGACGCGACAGCATGAAGGGCGGTTGGGGCGGATCGTTCGAGGTGCTGGCCGACTATCTCAAGCACGCGCAGGGAGCGTGACAATGCCAGCACACACCGCTGACGGCGCGACGACAGTGACCGATTGCGAGATCATTGCCGTGCGGCAACTCGATGCGCCCCGAGATCTGGTATTTCAGATGTGGACCGACCCCGAGCACCTGGCGCGGTGGTGGGGGCCGAGTGGGTTCACCACAACTACGCACGCAATCGATGTCCGTCCCGGCGGCCACTGGCGATTTACCATGCACGGTCCCGACGGCACGGACTACGAGAACCATATCGTTTATATCGAGATCGTTCAGTCTGAGCGAATCGTGTACAAGCATGTACCAGTGCCGGGGGCGGAACCGGTGAGTTTTGAGGCCACTGTGATTCTGGAGGATATAAACGGAAAGACGCGGCTCACGGTGCGCGCGCTGTTCCCGTCGGCCAAGGCGCTCGAATACGTGGCCGCCAAGTATGGCGCCATCGAGGGGATGAAACAGCATCTGGCACGGCTCGCGGAATCGGTGTCGCAGTTGCAGAAAGGGACACCATGACCGATTCGCTGTTGACCGGTCACTGGTCGGCCTGGGGCTCACGGCTGCTGAGCCTCACGCGCATCGTCGCCGCCTTCATGCTCATCCAGAACGGCATGATGAAGCTCTTTGCCTTCCCCATCGGCATGCCTCCCGACGACAGCGTCGCGGTCTTCCCCAGCCAGGTCTGGTTCGGGGGCGTTCTGGAGACCTTCGGTGGAGGTCTGCTGTTGATCGGTCTGTGCACCCGTCCGGTCGCGTTCATCCTCTCCGGCATGATGGCGGTCGCCTATTTCCAGTTTCATGCGCCGCGGAGTTTCTGGACGGTGGTCAACGGTGGCGCGCCGGCAGTGCTTTATTGTTTTCTCTTTCTGTATCTTGCCGCAGTCGGCGCCGGCCCATGGAGTGTCGACGCGTTGATCCGTAAAAGGTCCGTCAATCCGTAATCGAACTGCCGTGAAGGGAGAGAAGGCATGGCTCGCTATGTCGATGGGTTCGTGATCCCGGTCGCCAAACGGAACCTGAAGGCCTACCTGCGGCTGGCGCGCAAGGCCAGCCGGGTCTGGATGGACCTCGGCGCGCTGGAGTACCGCGAGTGTGTCGCCGATGATCTGGACCACAAGGGCATGTTCTACAGCTTCCAGAAGGCGGCGCGCTGTAAGCCCGGCGAGACGGTGGTCTTCTCCTGGATCGCCTACAAGTCGCGCGCGCACCGCGATGCGGTCAACGCCCGTGTCATGAAGGATCCGCGCATTGCCCGAATGATGAAGGCGGGGAAACCGCCGTTCGATTACAAGCGGATGGCCTACGGCGGTTTCACGGTGAAAGTGGCGGTGTAGGCTCAACGGATCCCGAACACCGCGCCCCCGAGCGCGAACACCAGCAGGGCGGTGATCAGCACCGACAGCAGGTCCATCACCAGCCCGGCGCGAATCATGTCGCGCACCCGCACTTCGCCGGTGCCAAAGACAATCGCATTCGGGGGCGTGCCCACCGGCAGCATGAAACCGCAGGACGCGGCGATTGTTGCCGGCACCATGAGAAGCAACGGGTGCACGCCGATCGCCAGCGACAGCGTCCCGAGGAGCGGCAGGACCATCTGCACGCAGGCGGTGTTGGAGACCAGCTCGGTCAGGAAGGTCACCAGCATGCAGATGCTCAACACCAGGACCAACGGCGGAACGCCCTCCAGCGCGCGCAGCTGACCGGCCAGCCACGCCGACAAACCCGAATCTTCCATCCCCCGCGCCAGCGCGAACCCGCCGCCGAACAGCAGGACCACGCCCCACTGCAGACGCACCGCCGTGCGCCAGTCCAGCAGACGTTCCCCCGGTTCGCCCCGCGACGGGATCAGGAACAATAGCAGCGCGATGATCATCGCCACGGTGCCATCGTCGATCATTTTCGGCGACGGGAAGAGGTTGTTCCAACCGGGTATGGTAAAGGCCCCCAGCACGATGTCCTGCCGGAAGATCCACAGCAGCGCCAACACAACGAAGAGGATTCCGACCGTACGCTCGGCATAGCCCATCCTGCCCAGTTGACGATACTCGGCGCGGAAGACCGCGGCGGCATCGCCGACCTTGGGGAGGCGGCGGAGGAACATCGCGACCAGAAGCGCCCAACAGACGGCCATCAACACCATGGCCATTGGCACGCCGAAGAGCATCCACTGGAAGAAGCTGATCTCAGGCGCATCGGGGAATTGCAGTGAATACAGCCGTTTGAAGGCCAGGTTGGGTGGCGTGCCGATCAGCGTCGCCAGACCGCCGATGGTGGCGGAATAGGCAATGCCAATCAAAAGCGCGGTGGCAAACCGCGTGCCTTCCTCGCCCGGCCAGTCCTGACGGGCTCGCGCGATCACCGCCATCGCAATCGGGACCATGATCATCGCGGTGGCGGTGTTGGAGATCCACATCGAGGTGATCCCGGAGGCGAGCATGAAGGCCAGCAGGATACGACGCGGCCCGACGCCGACAAGTCCCACAATCCACAACGCCACCCGGCGCAGCAGCCCCCACTTCTCCATCGCCAGGGCCATCATGAAGCCTCCGACGAACAGGAAGATGATGTCGTTGGTGTACTGCCCGGCCACTGCGCGCCCCTCCGCGATGCCCAGGAGCGGGAAAAGGACCAGCGGGATCAATGCGGTCACCGCCAGATGCACCGGCTCGGTCATCCACCAGACCGCCATGAGCCATGTCACCCCGGCGGTGCGACTGACCATCGGATTGCCAGGAACGAGGTCGGTGAAAAAGGCGAGGAAGATGAATCCGGCCGGCCCGAGGATCAAACCGACACGGCGCCCAAGCAGGCCCTGGCCCGTGGCGCGGTTCATACCGCGGCAAACTACGGCCGGTGACGCGCGACACCTATGCTTTTGTTGTTCTGAGGCAACGGGGCAGATCGGTCCGGCTATTGATCCAGCTCGTCAATAGACCTTGGCCAGTCGGATTTCAACAACCGCGAGAGCGCCCGGTCCGCCAGCAGTTTCCCCCCGGTCTGGCAGCGGGCGCAGTAGTTGGTTTCGTTGTCGGCATAGCGAATCCGCTGCACCGGCGATCCGCACACGGGACACGGGAGGCCAAAACGGCCATGCACCGCCATCTGCGGGTGGAAGGCGGTCACGTTCTCCGGAAACTCGCCGGCGGTCGCTTTCCGCAACCGCGCGATCCACTCGGTCAAGGTCGTTCGCGCGGCATCGTGGAGTCGCGCGCATTCCTCATCGCTCAGTCTGTGGGTCATCGCCATGGGGGAGAGGCGGCCGCGATGGAGGATTTCATCCGAGTAGGCGTTGCCGATGCCGCTGAACAGACGCGGATCGGTCAGCGCGCGCTTGACCGTGTGGTTCTCGGAACGCAACCGGCGGACAAACTCCTCGAGCGACGCATCCAGAACCTCGAGCCCGCCGCGGTTGAAGGTCCGGAGGGCGCTGTCGCCCATCACCAGATGCATCGATGCCCGCCGTTTGGTTCCCGCCTCGGTGAGGAAGAGAGCGCCGTTGGCGAAATACAGTGCCGCCAACGTCACTTTGCCTCCCGGCGGCCGGCGGCCCGGGGCGCCCCAGCGCAGCCGCCCGGCGATCATCAGGTGAATGATGAGGTAGAGCTCGCCGGTCAATACGATGACGATGCGTTTGCCGAGACGCTCCACCCCGCGCACCGTCTGCGCCTGCGCCGCGGCTATCGGCGGCGTGACCGAGCGCAGCACGAACGGATTGTGGATGTCGATTGTCTCGACCGTCTGTCCCACCAGTCGCGCTGTCAGGGCCTCGATGTAGATCGTGATGTCGGGCAGTTCGGGCATGCGGC contains:
- a CDS encoding DUF1428 domain-containing protein, whose translation is MARYVDGFVIPVAKRNLKAYLRLARKASRVWMDLGALEYRECVADDLDHKGMFYSFQKAARCKPGETVVFSWIAYKSRAHRDAVNARVMKDPRIARMMKAGKPPFDYKRMAYGGFTVKVAV
- a CDS encoding DNA-formamidopyrimidine glycosylase family protein, yielding MPELPDITIYIEALTARLVGQTVETIDIHNPFVLRSVTPPIAAAQAQTVRGVERLGKRIVIVLTGELYLIIHLMIAGRLRWGAPGRRPPGGKVTLAALYFANGALFLTEAGTKRRASMHLVMGDSALRTFNRGGLEVLDASLEEFVRRLRSENHTVKRALTDPRLFSGIGNAYSDEILHRGRLSPMAMTHRLSDEECARLHDAARTTLTEWIARLRKATAGEFPENVTAFHPQMAVHGRFGLPCPVCGSPVQRIRYADNETNYCARCQTGGKLLADRALSRLLKSDWPRSIDELDQ
- a CDS encoding SLC13 family permease, with the translated sequence MNRATGQGLLGRRVGLILGPAGFIFLAFFTDLVPGNPMVSRTAGVTWLMAVWWMTEPVHLAVTALIPLVLFPLLGIAEGRAVAGQYTNDIIFLFVGGFMMALAMEKWGLLRRVALWIVGLVGVGPRRILLAFMLASGITSMWISNTATAMIMVPIAMAVIARARQDWPGEEGTRFATALLIGIAYSATIGGLATLIGTPPNLAFKRLYSLQFPDAPEISFFQWMLFGVPMAMVLMAVCWALLVAMFLRRLPKVGDAAAVFRAEYRQLGRMGYAERTVGILFVVLALLWIFRQDIVLGAFTIPGWNNLFPSPKMIDDGTVAMIIALLLFLIPSRGEPGERLLDWRTAVRLQWGVVLLFGGGFALARGMEDSGLSAWLAGQLRALEGVPPLVLVLSICMLVTFLTELVSNTACVQMVLPLLGTLSLAIGVHPLLLMVPATIAASCGFMLPVGTPPNAIVFGTGEVRVRDMIRAGLVMDLLSVLITALLVFALGGAVFGIR
- a CDS encoding SRPBCC family protein, with amino-acid sequence MPAHTADGATTVTDCEIIAVRQLDAPRDLVFQMWTDPEHLARWWGPSGFTTTTHAIDVRPGGHWRFTMHGPDGTDYENHIVYIEIVQSERIVYKHVPVPGAEPVSFEATVILEDINGKTRLTVRALFPSAKALEYVAAKYGAIEGMKQHLARLAESVSQLQKGTP
- a CDS encoding DoxX family protein, encoding MTDSLLTGHWSAWGSRLLSLTRIVAAFMLIQNGMMKLFAFPIGMPPDDSVAVFPSQVWFGGVLETFGGGLLLIGLCTRPVAFILSGMMAVAYFQFHAPRSFWTVVNGGAPAVLYCFLFLYLAAVGAGPWSVDALIRKRSVNP
- a CDS encoding SRPBCC domain-containing protein — encoded protein: MAGKSDVLAPIAPFVIAREFDAPRDLVWKAWTEAERLVQWTGPKGSTVKYSKMDFRVGGSFHYCLQFGEHEIWGRAYYREIVPPEKLVYVNTFSDEKGAITRHPLAPDWPAELLTTVTFTERHGKTTVAVEWIPINASETEIRAFEAGRDSMKGGWGGSFEVLADYLKHAQGA
- a CDS encoding metalloregulator ArsR/SmtB family transcription factor, yielding MTTDTLSSTFAALADPTRRAILARLSRGEAAVTELAKPFNMSLPAVSKHLKVLEHAGLIERGRAAQWRPCRLAPAPLKEAADWVADYRRFWEESFDRLDAYLLDVQRKEKKRGRKK